The Nitrospira sp. CR1.1 genome has a segment encoding these proteins:
- a CDS encoding DNA-binding response regulator produces the protein MQLATESGHPHGIAVLFVTKDENFAAVVLHVLRPNGYQVSLAPTAEIALSLAPRAAFKLALIDRRHKIISVLRQSHAFQHIPMIALQPRGEACTEEDTVEDLAAGFDIVVDSYRHREWLAIIKALLRRQEFQSAPAREFRVRALSMNLDRHEVRVEGKSIQLTPKEFQILRVLLQNPGRVLTRQALLNLVWGEDYALEEHALDVHIHALRQKLEYKPSVPQWIVTVRGVGYKLSSD, from the coding sequence ATGCAGCTGGCGACGGAATCGGGACATCCTCACGGCATCGCGGTGCTGTTCGTGACCAAGGACGAGAACTTCGCAGCGGTCGTCCTGCATGTGCTGCGACCGAACGGGTATCAGGTGTCCCTTGCGCCGACGGCTGAGATCGCCCTGTCCCTCGCTCCTCGAGCCGCCTTCAAACTGGCGCTGATTGACCGGCGGCACAAGATCATTTCTGTATTACGGCAAAGCCATGCGTTCCAGCACATCCCCATGATTGCGCTTCAACCACGGGGAGAAGCGTGCACGGAAGAAGACACCGTAGAGGACCTTGCCGCAGGATTCGATATCGTGGTCGATTCGTACCGTCATCGCGAATGGCTGGCCATCATCAAGGCGCTCCTCCGGAGACAGGAATTTCAATCCGCGCCTGCCAGGGAATTTCGAGTCCGTGCGCTGTCCATGAATCTCGATCGACACGAGGTCAGGGTCGAGGGAAAATCGATTCAACTGACGCCGAAGGAGTTCCAGATTCTCCGTGTGCTCTTGCAAAACCCGGGACGCGTGCTGACGCGCCAGGCGCTGCTCAATCTTGTCTGGGGAGAAGACTACGCGCTTGAAGAACACGCATTGGACGTGCATATCCACGCGCTCCGCCAGAAACTGGAATACAAGCCGTCGGTCCCGCAATGGATTGTCACGGTCAGGGGCGTTGGCTACAAACTGTCGTCAGACTGA